In one Henriciella litoralis genomic region, the following are encoded:
- a CDS encoding DUF4159 domain-containing protein yields the protein MMLGPFLFGAPLALLGLVALPVIWIILRATPPAPKDVALPSLRVLDDVTPQDETPARTPWWILLLRMLAAAAAIIGLSQPIYAPGASPSGEASGPVLIVLDDGWVSAPRWSEMRAAASAALDGEARDTAAHLLLTAPRSLDPDPSEAFARTELSSRVNSLDPLPWGVDRADALERLEASGFTPGRIFYVTDGTDSETATEFAESLAAIAPLSVYAAPPRGPFAITGLASDADGVNVRLRRVNTGDASDVYVSALTLDGAALATGTASFEAGSAEGMARFDIPAAALARVSRFAITGIEGAGSVWLWDSSARSRRVGLVSGDSTAQPLLADTHYVRKALEPFATISEGSIEDLIAADPDAIIMTDIGQLAPELETRVAAWVESGGALIRFAGPRMAAQADSLVPTPLRRSSRAIGGALTWEEPQSIGSFPDASPFAGLSASEDLKVRQQVLARPAPELVNRTWARLKDGSPLVTAAPRGQGMLILFHVTAGPDWSDLPYSGTFVEMLRRAIAAGRGETVADGEGTYAPDIVLNGYGRLVSPDSSASPVSASEFADIVPSEAHPPGLYRGPAGTRAINAAHAATPDLMTSWPAGTELLGDAEAKTNKLGGPLLGLAALLIAIDLLVALFIAGRFPHFGTRTRTAASALVIGLFVVATPQGADAQQRQIRPDPYSYGVSPSYGSRVNVTGELDKATEAALDMRLAYIETGDAAADRITRAGLDGLALILFRRTSVEPAETHAVDPETDALDVYPVIFLSLPENATPLSSLAVERLNAYLRNGGALFIDTRKGDAVGANSFDDLERVLPGLDTPPLQPVPNDHVMTRSFYLLDGFPGRYSNRRLWIESSGIGDQADRRGDGVSHLIIGDADYLAAWAIDERGRPLLSVDGGDQQREMARRFGINLIMYVLTGNYKEDQVHIPALLERLGEGGEDEGLPMGEEGAPNDQIDLEDILRRRGEPPQ from the coding sequence ATGATGCTGGGGCCGTTCCTCTTTGGCGCGCCGCTGGCGTTGCTTGGCCTTGTCGCACTGCCGGTGATCTGGATCATCCTGCGCGCAACCCCGCCCGCACCCAAGGACGTCGCCCTGCCCTCACTTCGCGTGCTGGATGATGTCACACCACAAGACGAAACACCGGCCCGCACGCCTTGGTGGATCCTGCTCCTTCGCATGCTGGCCGCCGCCGCGGCGATCATCGGCCTGTCGCAGCCGATCTACGCTCCCGGCGCAAGCCCATCCGGTGAAGCCAGCGGTCCTGTCCTGATCGTGCTTGATGATGGCTGGGTCAGCGCCCCGCGCTGGAGCGAGATGCGCGCCGCCGCCAGCGCCGCCCTCGACGGTGAGGCCCGCGATACCGCCGCGCACCTCTTGCTCACCGCCCCGCGCTCCCTCGATCCTGACCCGTCCGAAGCCTTTGCGCGCACGGAACTCTCCTCCCGCGTCAATTCGCTCGACCCGCTCCCATGGGGCGTCGACCGCGCCGACGCGCTGGAGCGCCTCGAAGCGTCTGGCTTCACACCCGGCCGCATCTTCTATGTGACAGACGGCACTGACAGCGAGACCGCGACCGAATTTGCCGAAAGCCTCGCCGCCATCGCCCCGCTCAGCGTTTATGCTGCCCCGCCCCGCGGCCCCTTCGCCATTACAGGCCTCGCCTCAGATGCAGACGGCGTGAATGTGCGCCTTCGCCGCGTGAACACGGGCGACGCCTCCGACGTCTACGTCTCCGCCCTGACACTTGATGGCGCAGCGCTCGCAACCGGCACGGCCTCATTTGAAGCGGGCTCTGCCGAAGGCATGGCGCGGTTTGACATTCCAGCAGCCGCCCTCGCCCGTGTCTCGCGCTTCGCGATCACCGGGATCGAAGGCGCAGGCAGCGTCTGGCTCTGGGATTCCAGCGCCCGCTCGCGCCGCGTCGGTCTGGTTTCCGGCGATTCTACCGCGCAGCCCCTGCTCGCCGACACCCACTATGTCCGCAAGGCGCTTGAGCCTTTCGCGACGATTTCCGAAGGCTCCATCGAAGACCTGATCGCCGCAGACCCTGACGCCATCATCATGACGGATATCGGCCAGCTCGCGCCAGAGCTTGAAACCCGTGTCGCCGCCTGGGTCGAAAGTGGCGGCGCCCTCATCCGTTTCGCAGGCCCGCGCATGGCCGCGCAAGCCGACAGCCTCGTGCCGACACCGCTACGCCGCTCCTCCCGCGCCATTGGCGGCGCCCTCACATGGGAAGAACCGCAATCCATCGGCAGCTTCCCGGATGCCTCACCCTTCGCTGGCCTTTCAGCCTCAGAAGACCTCAAAGTCCGCCAGCAAGTGCTCGCCCGCCCTGCGCCAGAGCTGGTCAACCGCACATGGGCGCGCCTGAAAGATGGCTCACCCCTCGTCACCGCCGCGCCGCGCGGTCAGGGCATGCTGATCCTCTTCCACGTCACCGCCGGGCCGGACTGGTCAGACCTGCCCTATTCCGGCACCTTCGTTGAAATGCTCCGCCGCGCGATTGCCGCCGGCCGCGGCGAAACCGTCGCTGATGGCGAAGGCACCTATGCCCCGGACATCGTCCTCAACGGTTATGGCCGTCTCGTCAGCCCCGACTCCAGTGCAAGCCCGGTCAGCGCGAGTGAGTTTGCCGACATCGTCCCATCCGAAGCCCATCCCCCCGGCCTCTATCGCGGCCCGGCCGGCACACGCGCGATCAACGCCGCCCATGCTGCTACACCAGACCTGATGACCAGCTGGCCTGCCGGCACCGAACTGCTCGGCGATGCCGAAGCCAAAACCAACAAGCTCGGTGGCCCACTGCTAGGCCTTGCCGCTCTGCTCATCGCCATCGACCTTCTGGTCGCGCTCTTCATTGCAGGCCGCTTCCCCCACTTTGGAACGCGCACACGCACAGCCGCCAGCGCGCTTGTCATCGGCCTGTTCGTTGTCGCAACCCCGCAAGGCGCGGACGCGCAGCAACGCCAGATCCGGCCAGACCCGTACAGCTATGGCGTCTCGCCCAGCTATGGATCGCGGGTGAACGTCACGGGTGAGCTCGACAAGGCCACAGAGGCCGCCCTCGACATGCGCCTGGCCTATATCGAGACGGGCGACGCCGCCGCGGACCGCATCACCCGCGCCGGGCTCGACGGCCTCGCCCTCATCCTGTTCCGCCGTACCTCCGTTGAGCCTGCCGAAACGCATGCAGTAGACCCTGAAACAGATGCGCTGGACGTCTACCCCGTCATCTTCCTCTCTCTGCCTGAAAACGCGACCCCGCTCAGTTCGCTCGCAGTCGAGCGGCTGAACGCATATCTGCGCAATGGCGGCGCGCTCTTCATTGACACGCGCAAGGGCGATGCGGTCGGGGCCAATAGCTTCGATGATCTGGAACGCGTCCTGCCCGGCCTCGATACGCCGCCGCTCCAGCCTGTGCCGAATGACCATGTGATGACGCGCAGCTTCTACCTGCTCGACGGCTTTCCCGGCCGCTATTCAAACCGCAGGCTCTGGATTGAATCCTCCGGCATTGGCGATCAGGCCGACCGGCGCGGCGATGGCGTTTCTCACCTGATTATCGGCGATGCCGACTATCTCGCCGCCTGGGCCATCGATGAGCGCGGGCGCCCCTTGCTCAGCGTCGATGGCGGCGACCAGCAGCGCGAAATGGCCCGCCGCTTCGGCATCAATCTCATCATGTACGTCCTCACCGGCAATTATAAGGAAGACCAGGTCCACATCCCGGCCCTTCTGGAACGCCTCGGTGAAGGCGGCGAGGATGAGGGCCTCCCGATGGGCGAAGAAGGCGCGCCGAACGACCAGATTGACCTTGAAGACATCCTCCGCCGCCGTGGGGAGCCACCACAATGA